The Alkalinema sp. FACHB-956 genome includes a window with the following:
- a CDS encoding VWA domain-containing protein: protein MTVLMNRDYTLILDKSGSMSSPDRGGKTRWEVAQESTLALARKCEQLDPDGITVYTFSGRFRRYDNVTAKTVEQIFLENDPIGSTNLAAVLQDAFKYYFQRKATGDAKPETILVVTDGEPDDRRAVIEAVIEATRKMDRDEELAVSFIQVGNDTGATQFLKALDDQLQSVGAKFDICDTLTLDEMGDLSLAEVLMSAIED, encoded by the coding sequence ATGACCGTCCTTATGAATCGCGATTACACTCTGATTTTGGATAAAAGTGGCAGTATGTCGAGTCCCGATCGAGGGGGCAAAACCCGTTGGGAAGTGGCGCAGGAATCCACTTTGGCGCTGGCGCGTAAGTGCGAACAATTGGATCCCGATGGCATCACGGTCTATACCTTTTCAGGGCGTTTTCGGCGCTATGACAACGTGACGGCTAAGACGGTAGAGCAAATTTTTCTGGAAAATGATCCGATCGGATCCACAAATTTGGCGGCGGTGTTGCAGGATGCATTCAAGTATTATTTTCAGCGCAAGGCGACGGGGGACGCAAAGCCAGAAACGATTTTGGTGGTGACGGATGGGGAGCCGGACGATCGGCGGGCGGTGATTGAGGCGGTGATTGAGGCTACCCGCAAAATGGATCGGGATGAGGAGTTGGCGGTTTCGTTTATTCAGGTCGGCAATGATACAGGGGCGACGCAATTCCTGAAGGCGCTCGATGATCAGCTTCAGTCGGTGGGGGCCAAGTTTGATATTTGCGATACGCTGACGCTGGACGAGATGGGGGATCTGAGTTTGGCGGAGGTTTTGATGAGTGCGATCGAAGATTAG
- a CDS encoding Rpn family recombination-promoting nuclease/putative transposase: protein MLRDRYINLLTDFGFKRLFGTEPNKDLLIDFLNTILPPEHHVRDLTYRNNENIGNTTLDRKAIFDIYCESDSGEKFIVEIQKAKQNYFKDRSVYYATFPIQEQATRGDWNYQLTAVYTVGILDFIFDDHKDDPTIMHVVELKNQQGEVFYDKLKFIYLELPKFTKQIEQLNNHFEKWLFLLKHLYELDTPPAALQEGVFRRLFEVAEIAQFSPIERETYENSLKYYRDLKNVVDTSREEGREEGREEGRREIVANMLRANVSVESISQMTGLSIATIQSIQAALDQR from the coding sequence ATGTTGCGCGATCGCTACATCAATCTGCTCACCGACTTTGGCTTCAAGCGCCTGTTTGGGACTGAACCAAACAAAGACCTATTGATTGATTTTCTCAACACAATCTTGCCACCAGAGCATCATGTGCGCGACCTGACCTACCGTAACAACGAAAACATCGGTAACACAACCCTTGACCGCAAAGCGATCTTCGACATTTACTGCGAAAGCGACAGTGGCGAAAAGTTCATTGTTGAAATCCAAAAAGCCAAGCAGAATTACTTCAAAGACCGTAGTGTTTACTACGCCACCTTTCCGATTCAAGAACAGGCGACCCGTGGTGATTGGAACTACCAACTGACAGCGGTCTACACAGTCGGTATTTTAGACTTCATCTTTGACGACCACAAAGATGACCCGACGATCATGCATGTTGTCGAACTGAAAAACCAACAGGGAGAAGTATTTTACGACAAACTGAAATTTATCTATCTGGAGCTACCGAAATTCACAAAGCAGATCGAGCAACTCAACAATCATTTTGAGAAATGGCTCTTTTTGCTGAAGCATCTTTATGAGTTGGACACCCCCCCCGCAGCCTTACAAGAAGGGGTATTCCGGCGATTGTTTGAGGTGGCGGAGATTGCGCAGTTTTCGCCGATCGAGCGCGAGACCTACGAGAACAGTTTGAAATACTACCGCGACTTGAAGAATGTGGTGGATACGTCCAGAGAGGAAGGGCGCGAAGAAGGGCGCGAAGAAGGCCGTCGAGAAATCGTGGCTAATATGTTGCGAGCAAACGTCTCAGTCGAGTCCATCAGTCAGATGACCGGACTGTCGATCGCGACCATTCAGTCAATTCAAGCCGCATTAGATCAGCGCTAG
- a CDS encoding zinc finger domain-containing protein, with product MFTTSQLGLGNGLRQLVWLLLFAWLLGSLGLGWLIQFSLVVIGLLILLPIVGIFGLQWWIKRNLVQGSCPVCDYEISGLNGSQFQCPNCGEPLQAVQGKVTRLTPEGTIDVQAVDVVDVSAKTVDE from the coding sequence ATGTTTACCACTTCACAGCTGGGCTTAGGCAATGGGCTGCGGCAGTTGGTCTGGTTACTCCTGTTTGCTTGGCTGCTGGGTTCCCTCGGCTTGGGTTGGCTCATTCAGTTTTCCCTTGTGGTGATCGGGTTGCTGATTTTGTTACCGATCGTGGGCATTTTTGGCCTGCAATGGTGGATTAAGCGCAATCTAGTGCAGGGGAGTTGTCCTGTTTGTGACTATGAAATTTCTGGATTGAATGGCTCTCAATTCCAATGCCCCAACTGTGGAGAACCCTTGCAGGCCGTGCAGGGGAAGGTAACACGCTTAACGCCAGAAGGCACGATCGATGTGCAAGCAGTGGATGTAGTAGATGTGTCTGCTAAAACGGTGGACGAATAG
- a CDS encoding class I SAM-dependent methyltransferase yields the protein MEKHEAITIAEYQLTAESFKVGTWAHDVSQNRQALAAAMPRNPGRILDLGCGPGRDLVAFQAEGHDVVGLDATPAFVEMARQVANCEVWQQTFLDLQLPENYFDGIFANASLIHVPRSEMVRVLRDLGRSLVAQGAIVMSMVRGEGEGFSHRPTGARYVVGWEYDTLAPCVEAAGFQIVRHYYRPPNAPPEAQNWLAIVAQKIVAQKAG from the coding sequence ATGGAAAAGCACGAAGCAATTACGATCGCGGAATATCAACTCACCGCCGAGTCGTTTAAAGTGGGGACCTGGGCGCACGATGTCAGCCAAAATCGTCAAGCCTTGGCCGCAGCAATGCCCCGCAATCCCGGTCGCATTCTAGATCTGGGCTGCGGCCCCGGTCGTGATCTGGTGGCATTTCAAGCCGAAGGCCATGATGTGGTCGGGCTGGATGCGACCCCGGCCTTTGTCGAGATGGCGCGGCAGGTCGCAAACTGTGAAGTCTGGCAGCAGACGTTTTTGGACTTGCAGCTACCCGAAAATTACTTCGATGGCATCTTTGCCAATGCTTCGTTGATCCATGTTCCCCGATCGGAGATGGTGCGGGTGCTGCGGGATTTGGGGCGATCGTTGGTGGCCCAAGGGGCGATTGTGATGTCGATGGTGCGGGGAGAGGGGGAAGGCTTTTCCCATCGACCTACGGGGGCTCGCTATGTCGTGGGTTGGGAGTATGACACCCTGGCTCCCTGTGTTGAAGCCGCAGGATTTCAGATCGTGCGGCACTACTACCGTCCTCCTAACGCCCCACCGGAAGCCCAGAACTGGCTGGCGATCGTTGCTCAAAAAATTGTGGCTCAGAAAGCAGGTTAG
- the petN gene encoding cytochrome b6-f complex subunit PetN, with amino-acid sequence MDIISFGWAGLLTVFTFSIALVVWGRNGF; translated from the coding sequence ATGGATATTATTTCCTTCGGTTGGGCTGGTTTATTGACCGTTTTTACCTTCTCGATCGCTCTTGTGGTCTGGGGTCGTAACGGGTTCTAA
- a CDS encoding ammonium transporter — translation MLNQFLRIGLVTLGLLVFPLTGNAWADPTPVEAAQKVADTALSNADTAWLLISTALVLLMTPGLAFFYGGFVRSKHVLNTMMMSFIMMGIVGVTWVLWGYSLSFAPGNPFIGGLQWLFLNGVGLETTDYLKGSAPEEVVSYAATVPHQLYMLYQMTFAIITPALISGAIVERISFKAYFWFMILWAGILYPIFAHMVWAKGGFLGLYGGLGALDFAGGTVVHISSGFSALVAAWVIGPRKTYPNQPAAPHNVPFILLGAGLLFFGWFGFNGGSALASGGLAAAAVTTTTISATAAGLMWVILEWVLRGKPTAVGIATGIVAGLVGITPAAGFVSPLSALLIGAITATCCFFAVSLKAKLQFDDSLDTFPVHGVGGTVGAILTAVFADLAVNSAGKDGVLKGNFGELGVELVAIAVTYAIAGIGTFIILKVLDATIGLRTSEETEYQGLDINEHGEEAYGEELAAGLSFTAK, via the coding sequence GTGTTGAATCAATTTTTACGAATTGGATTAGTCACTTTAGGGTTACTGGTATTCCCATTAACCGGAAATGCGTGGGCGGATCCTACCCCCGTTGAGGCCGCTCAAAAGGTTGCAGACACAGCACTCTCCAATGCAGATACCGCATGGTTGCTGATTTCCACAGCATTAGTTCTATTAATGACACCGGGGTTGGCGTTTTTCTACGGTGGGTTTGTCCGTTCCAAGCACGTGCTAAATACGATGATGATGAGCTTCATCATGATGGGCATTGTGGGGGTGACCTGGGTGCTATGGGGGTATAGCCTCTCCTTTGCCCCTGGGAATCCCTTCATCGGCGGACTCCAATGGCTCTTCTTGAATGGGGTCGGTCTGGAAACGACGGACTACCTCAAGGGATCTGCACCGGAAGAAGTCGTTTCCTACGCAGCCACAGTGCCTCACCAGCTTTACATGCTGTACCAGATGACCTTCGCGATCATCACCCCTGCTCTGATTTCAGGCGCGATCGTTGAACGGATCAGCTTCAAAGCTTATTTCTGGTTCATGATTCTCTGGGCTGGGATTCTGTATCCCATTTTTGCCCATATGGTTTGGGCCAAGGGTGGCTTCCTAGGACTGTACGGGGGGCTGGGTGCCCTCGACTTTGCGGGCGGAACCGTCGTCCACATCAGCTCTGGATTTTCAGCGTTAGTGGCTGCTTGGGTCATTGGCCCTCGCAAAACCTATCCTAATCAACCCGCTGCGCCCCACAATGTGCCCTTCATTCTGTTAGGTGCCGGTTTACTGTTCTTTGGTTGGTTCGGATTCAACGGAGGCAGCGCACTGGCTTCTGGCGGATTGGCAGCAGCAGCGGTCACCACCACCACCATCTCAGCCACCGCTGCGGGTTTGATGTGGGTCATTTTGGAATGGGTGCTACGCGGTAAGCCGACGGCTGTGGGGATTGCCACGGGGATTGTCGCTGGTTTGGTGGGCATTACGCCCGCAGCGGGTTTTGTGTCTCCGCTATCTGCCTTGCTCATCGGCGCGATTACCGCCACTTGCTGCTTCTTTGCCGTCAGCCTCAAGGCGAAATTGCAATTTGATGATTCCTTGGATACCTTCCCGGTGCATGGCGTCGGTGGAACCGTTGGGGCCATTTTGACGGCTGTCTTTGCCGATTTAGCGGTTAACTCGGCGGGTAAAGACGGTGTCCTGAAAGGCAACTTTGGGGAACTGGGCGTTGAATTAGTGGCGATCGCCGTTACCTACGCGATCGCGGGGATCGGCACCTTCATTATTCTGAAGGTTCTGGATGCCACGATCGGGTTGCGCACCAGCGAAGAAACCGAATACCAAGGTCTCGATATCAACGAACATGGTGAAGAAGCCTACGGCGAGGAACTCGCAGCTGGGCTGAGCTTTACTGCTAAGTAG
- a CDS encoding phycocyanobilin:ferredoxin oxidoreductase: MTVNFPDTSIRFQQHPTIRQLADQIDAIWHKHLDLQPYSLPEDLGYVEGRMEGEKLIIENKCYQTPQFRKLHLELAKVGNNLDILHCVMFPNSSYAIPMFGADLVSGRGQISMAIADLSPTSDDRRLPENYCDDLSALPEMTFAQQRKFPAWGDIFSPFCLFIQPHSAEEEQRFLDRVCQYLIIHCQQAVATQPTPEREAEFLAGQRYYCNQQQQNDKTRRVLEKAFGTAWADRYMTTVLFDMV; encoded by the coding sequence ATGACTGTAAACTTCCCTGACACTTCCATTCGATTTCAGCAACATCCGACCATTCGTCAATTGGCCGATCAAATCGATGCCATCTGGCACAAGCACTTGGATCTGCAACCCTACAGCCTACCGGAGGATTTGGGTTATGTGGAAGGGCGCATGGAAGGGGAAAAGCTGATCATTGAGAATAAATGCTACCAGACTCCCCAGTTTCGCAAATTGCATTTGGAACTGGCCAAGGTGGGAAACAATCTTGACATTCTGCATTGTGTTATGTTTCCCAATTCTAGCTATGCAATTCCCATGTTTGGGGCCGATTTGGTCTCAGGCCGGGGACAAATTAGCATGGCGATCGCCGATCTCTCGCCCACCAGTGACGATCGTCGGCTTCCAGAAAATTACTGTGACGACCTTAGCGCACTCCCAGAAATGACCTTTGCCCAACAGCGTAAGTTTCCTGCTTGGGGTGATATTTTTTCGCCATTTTGTTTATTTATCCAGCCCCACAGCGCGGAAGAAGAACAACGCTTTCTCGATCGGGTTTGCCAATACCTGATCATCCATTGCCAACAGGCAGTTGCGACCCAGCCCACCCCAGAACGGGAAGCAGAGTTCTTAGCAGGGCAGCGCTACTACTGCAACCAGCAACAGCAAAATGACAAGACTCGCCGCGTTCTGGAAAAAGCCTTTGGCACCGCTTGGGCCGATCGCTATATGACGACGGTTTTATTTGACATGGTTTAG